Proteins from a single region of Mucilaginibacter daejeonensis:
- a CDS encoding response regulator, with protein MKILVVDDEADVQPLFLQRFRKEIRGHEFEFDFAMSGEEALSYMEQKHSEVVLILSDINMPGMSGLDLLSKIRHDYDAPPPVVMMITAYGDEESHRQAIENGANDFLTKPLDFDLLKQKLKTVIL; from the coding sequence ATGAAAATATTGGTTGTTGACGATGAGGCTGACGTGCAGCCCCTGTTCCTTCAGCGGTTCCGTAAAGAGATACGCGGACATGAGTTCGAGTTCGATTTTGCCATGTCGGGCGAGGAGGCTTTAAGCTACATGGAACAAAAACACTCTGAGGTGGTCCTGATCCTGTCAGACATCAATATGCCGGGGATGAGCGGCCTTGACCTGCTATCAAAGATCAGACATGACTACGATGCACCGCCGCCGGTAGTGATGATGATCACCGCCTACGGCGATGAGGAAAGCCACCGCCAGGCCATAGAAAATGGAGCCAACGACTTTTTGACCAAGCCGCTTGACTTTGACCTGTTAAAACAAAAACTTAAAACTGTTATATTATAA
- a CDS encoding zinc-dependent metalloprotease, with the protein MRSRLALLFGAMALSGFALAQDGPPPGRAARTTTAAPAASIASATQGMKKYDGFFNFYYDEKTGKVLLEIDKFDQEFLYYTSLIDGAGRAAERGGASIDIAKFIKVGPKVMLLEPNYDYRASGNADEKEAVEKAFAKSVIWGFTPVAVEGDKVLIDLTPFLVRDSQNLGPRLASGGAGGRGAATRGGAAAGGAGYRIDETRSAIFLPNTKNFPKNTEFEAMVTLVGGSGGGRGYGGGIAPDPGAVTLRMHQSFVELPDGNYKPRKFDPRSSLFQFTYMDFSAPMDEPLVKRFSRRHRLQKKDPKAAVSEAVKPIVYYVDRGAPEKVKRALIEGGSWWNQAFEAAGYKNAFQVKELPEGADPMDIRYNIVNWVDRAGNPRAFSFGSSYCDPRTGEIIKGVVTLGSDRHRQDYMIAEGLLQPYENGKPVSKKMEDMALARIRQLSAHEIGHTLGFTHNFAASPKERASVMDYPFPRMTLKADGTIDLSDAYAKGIGSWDKRAVIWGYSDLSKEADENAALDKIMAETIKMGFKYIPDIGGYTHPASNQWDDGVNPIDELDKLMKIRRQVLNNFSEKAIPQGAPMATLEEVLVPMYLLHRYQIEAVAKSVGGLYFTHAVKNDGQVPTQMVDPAQQWRAFDALTNTITPEALALPEKLIANIPPRPTGYPASMETFSGNTGPTFDPIAAAESAAGETISSLLNAERAARLIEYHGRDSKQPGFLAVADKLIERTWKAPVQAGYHGELQSMVNNLVLEYMLQLAGNTRASKIVRGQAMLKVADLKDWLTAKQASATAEQKANIQFALAQIENFKADPGKYEPMPALEMPPGAPIGMPGMSYFDEHMDHN; encoded by the coding sequence ATGAGATCACGTTTAGCATTATTGTTTGGCGCCATGGCCCTTAGTGGCTTTGCCCTGGCACAAGATGGCCCACCGCCGGGCCGGGCGGCACGTACCACAACGGCAGCGCCCGCCGCAAGTATCGCCTCGGCCACGCAGGGCATGAAAAAGTACGATGGCTTCTTTAATTTTTATTACGACGAGAAGACGGGGAAGGTATTACTGGAGATCGACAAGTTCGACCAGGAGTTCCTGTATTATACCTCGTTGATAGACGGGGCCGGCCGTGCGGCTGAGCGTGGCGGTGCATCTATCGATATAGCCAAATTCATTAAAGTGGGGCCGAAGGTGATGCTGCTCGAGCCTAACTATGATTACCGGGCCAGTGGTAACGCTGATGAAAAGGAAGCGGTAGAAAAAGCCTTTGCCAAGTCGGTGATATGGGGCTTTACACCTGTGGCCGTTGAAGGGGATAAGGTACTGATCGATCTGACACCGTTCCTGGTACGTGACAGCCAAAACCTTGGCCCGCGACTGGCATCAGGTGGTGCTGGTGGTCGTGGTGCGGCAACACGTGGCGGCGCTGCTGCAGGTGGCGCGGGCTACCGGATAGATGAGACCCGCTCGGCCATATTTCTCCCTAATACCAAAAATTTTCCTAAGAATACCGAATTCGAGGCCATGGTAACATTGGTGGGCGGATCAGGTGGCGGCCGTGGTTACGGAGGCGGCATAGCACCCGACCCTGGTGCTGTAACGCTGCGTATGCACCAGTCCTTTGTTGAACTGCCTGATGGCAACTACAAGCCTCGTAAGTTCGACCCAAGATCGAGCCTGTTCCAATTTACTTATATGGATTTTTCGGCACCGATGGATGAGCCGCTGGTAAAGCGCTTTAGCCGCAGGCACCGTTTGCAGAAAAAGGACCCTAAGGCTGCGGTGAGCGAAGCGGTCAAACCTATCGTTTACTACGTGGATCGAGGTGCGCCCGAAAAAGTAAAGCGTGCTTTGATCGAAGGCGGATCATGGTGGAACCAGGCCTTTGAGGCCGCAGGGTACAAGAACGCGTTCCAGGTAAAGGAACTGCCCGAAGGTGCCGACCCGATGGACATCCGTTACAACATCGTGAACTGGGTGGATCGTGCCGGCAACCCCCGTGCGTTCTCCTTCGGCTCATCATACTGCGACCCGCGCACCGGCGAGATCATTAAAGGTGTGGTCACTTTAGGGTCTGACCGTCATCGCCAGGATTATATGATCGCAGAGGGTTTGCTGCAACCTTATGAGAATGGCAAGCCGGTAAGCAAAAAGATGGAGGATATGGCCCTGGCGCGTATCAGGCAACTGTCTGCTCATGAGATAGGCCACACGTTGGGTTTCACGCACAACTTTGCCGCCAGCCCTAAGGAGCGTGCTTCGGTAATGGACTACCCGTTCCCACGCATGACCTTAAAGGCCGATGGGACCATAGACCTGAGCGATGCTTATGCCAAAGGGATCGGTAGCTGGGATAAACGTGCTGTGATCTGGGGTTATTCGGACCTTTCGAAAGAAGCTGACGAGAATGCCGCCTTGGATAAGATCATGGCCGAGACCATCAAGATGGGCTTTAAATACATCCCTGATATCGGTGGTTATACCCACCCGGCCTCCAACCAGTGGGACGATGGCGTGAACCCGATAGATGAGCTGGACAAGCTAATGAAGATCAGGCGCCAGGTGCTTAACAACTTCTCAGAAAAAGCTATTCCGCAAGGGGCACCTATGGCCACTTTGGAGGAAGTGTTAGTGCCCATGTACCTGTTGCACCGTTACCAGATAGAGGCGGTGGCCAAATCAGTTGGCGGCTTGTACTTTACTCACGCCGTTAAGAACGATGGACAAGTGCCTACCCAAATGGTAGACCCCGCCCAGCAATGGCGAGCCTTTGATGCGCTGACCAACACCATTACACCAGAGGCACTGGCCCTGCCGGAGAAACTGATCGCTAATATTCCGCCCCGGCCTACCGGCTATCCGGCATCCATGGAGACCTTTAGTGGTAACACCGGCCCCACCTTTGACCCGATCGCCGCGGCCGAATCAGCCGCAGGCGAGACCATATCATCGTTATTGAACGCTGAACGTGCGGCCCGCCTGATCGAGTACCATGGCCGCGACAGTAAGCAGCCCGGCTTTTTGGCCGTTGCCGATAAGCTGATCGAACGTACCTGGAAAGCACCGGTACAAGCAGGTTACCATGGCGAGTTACAAAGCATGGTGAATAACCTGGTGCTGGAGTATATGCTGCAATTGGCGGGTAATACCCGTGCATCAAAGATCGTGCGTGGCCAGGCCATGCTTAAGGTGGCCGACCTGAAGGACTGGCTGACCGCTAAGCAAGCTTCGGCCACCGCGGAGCAAAAGGCCAACATCCAGTTCGCGCTGGCGCAGATCGAGAACTTTAAGGCCGATCCCGGCAAGTACGAACCAATGCCTGCATTAGAGATGCCACCCGGCGCACCGATCGGTATGCCTGGCATGAGCTACTTTGATGAGCATATGGACCATAATTAA
- a CDS encoding acetylxylan esterase, with translation MQGNRVLAQDDEGEVVIKSTPAKKDAVFGANSSIVYNVELQNTFNSKQTGTLGYRVLTLADKEVTQRSVNVSIGKKGSKNVTLRIPEQSAGFYKVQFMVNFPEYDDTVRRVFGVDPTQIRSENSKPADFDSFWAKTLEDLSKVEANFKVTELPDSSRDNRRVYAIEMRSLDNITVRGWMTIPETKNNRKKFPVLLGLPGYQVDLKPMFGSDEDLAIVVLNVRGQGNSKDRIRTLRDDYIFTGLEDKKRYVMRGAIMDCVRMVDFIFSRDELDHDNIMVSGGSMGGFLSIATASLDHRIKLCSAQNPILCDVKALPGKVVWPLRDFNRYIRRNRGLTMEKLLDNLSYFDTKNFATNIKCPTLMGIGLLDHLAPPDNEYTAFNNLMVKKHMILFPDLGHEVALYYKEYEGRWMRDTFALF, from the coding sequence TTGCAGGGCAACAGGGTACTTGCCCAGGATGATGAGGGCGAGGTGGTAATAAAGAGTACGCCCGCAAAAAAAGATGCGGTATTTGGTGCTAACAGTAGCATTGTATACAATGTTGAATTGCAAAACACCTTCAACAGCAAGCAAACCGGAACACTTGGCTATCGAGTACTGACACTGGCCGACAAGGAGGTCACTCAAAGATCGGTCAACGTAAGCATCGGTAAAAAGGGATCTAAAAATGTTACGCTGCGCATCCCTGAGCAATCTGCCGGGTTTTATAAAGTGCAGTTCATGGTCAATTTTCCGGAGTATGATGATACTGTAAGGCGCGTTTTTGGAGTGGATCCTACCCAGATCAGGTCAGAAAATAGCAAACCCGCCGATTTTGATAGTTTTTGGGCAAAGACCCTCGAAGATTTGTCCAAGGTTGAGGCCAATTTTAAGGTTACCGAACTACCCGACTCCTCACGTGATAACAGACGGGTATATGCTATCGAGATGAGGTCGCTCGATAATATAACTGTTCGTGGATGGATGACCATACCCGAAACCAAGAACAATCGGAAAAAATTCCCGGTATTGTTAGGTTTACCAGGTTACCAGGTCGATCTGAAGCCCATGTTCGGTTCAGACGAAGATCTTGCCATTGTGGTACTTAACGTGAGGGGGCAAGGCAACAGTAAGGACCGGATCCGGACCCTTCGCGATGATTATATATTTACAGGCTTAGAAGATAAGAAACGATACGTGATGCGTGGTGCCATTATGGACTGTGTACGCATGGTCGATTTCATATTTTCGCGCGATGAACTGGATCATGATAATATCATGGTGTCGGGGGGAAGTATGGGCGGGTTTTTATCCATAGCCACGGCCAGTTTGGATCATCGCATTAAATTGTGTTCGGCACAAAACCCTATTTTATGCGATGTAAAAGCCCTGCCCGGCAAGGTTGTTTGGCCACTGCGCGATTTTAACCGGTACATACGGCGTAACCGGGGTTTGACCATGGAAAAGCTTTTGGACAATCTATCTTATTTTGACACCAAGAACTTTGCCACCAATATCAAATGTCCTACCCTGATGGGTATAGGCCTGCTGGACCATTTGGCTCCGCCTGATAATGAATATACGGCCTTCAATAATCTTATGGTAAAGAAGCATATGATCCTGTTCCCGGATCTGGGGCATGAGGTCGCGCTATATTACAAGGAGTACGAAGGCCGGTGGATGCGTGATACGTTCGCCTTATTTTAA
- a CDS encoding tetratricopeptide repeat protein, which yields MTMKIPARYLFTCMLLLIGLATRAQDAGSLIMQGTQLSNAGNYSAATDRFRSALALDSTNVTAKYQLAFALNAMGKGTTALPYLQQVVAAPGQTPAVLSTSYGLMAGIYDRSGQAGQAITSYQKALKIDSGNYGLLYGLGLAYFRDRQYAQAERAAIKAIKADPGQAGSMRLYGLVTFHQNKRAPALLSLCYFLWLEPKGPHSEEAYTNIQSIIQGGVLKAEPGARPPRTDAANLAFNQALTGSVAAVNKRKYIAPADRFTDQLQAIFTSVGTLAQRQTGEPFFRTELATFFERLARSGHIQAFARSIAQAGDSGSAAWLASHEKETAALAEWMKVNKR from the coding sequence ATGACCATGAAGATACCTGCCCGTTATTTGTTCACCTGCATGCTGCTGCTGATCGGCCTAGCCACCCGCGCTCAGGATGCCGGATCACTGATCATGCAGGGCACTCAACTAAGCAACGCCGGCAATTACAGCGCCGCCACAGACCGCTTCCGCTCGGCGTTGGCACTGGATAGCACCAATGTGACCGCAAAATATCAACTGGCCTTTGCGCTTAACGCCATGGGTAAAGGCACTACGGCGCTACCTTACTTGCAGCAGGTAGTAGCTGCGCCTGGTCAAACACCTGCGGTGTTGAGCACTTCATACGGGTTAATGGCCGGCATCTACGACCGATCGGGGCAGGCAGGGCAGGCGATCACCAGTTACCAAAAAGCCTTGAAGATCGATAGTGGTAACTATGGGCTCCTGTATGGTTTGGGACTGGCCTACTTCCGCGACCGCCAGTACGCACAGGCCGAACGCGCGGCCATCAAGGCTATCAAAGCCGACCCGGGACAGGCGGGTAGCATGCGGCTTTATGGGCTGGTCACCTTCCATCAGAACAAGCGGGCACCTGCCTTGCTGAGTTTGTGCTACTTCCTGTGGCTCGAGCCTAAAGGCCCCCATAGCGAGGAAGCCTATACCAACATCCAAAGCATCATTCAAGGTGGTGTGCTCAAAGCCGAGCCCGGCGCCAGGCCGCCACGTACCGATGCGGCCAACCTTGCCTTTAACCAGGCGCTAACTGGCTCGGTAGCTGCCGTGAACAAACGTAAGTACATTGCCCCTGCTGATAGATTCACTGATCAGTTGCAGGCCATATTTACCTCGGTAGGTACACTGGCCCAACGGCAAACGGGTGAGCCTTTCTTCCGTACGGAGCTGGCCACATTTTTTGAGCGGCTGGCACGATCAGGACACATACAGGCCTTCGCGCGCTCCATCGCACAGGCCGGCGATAGTGGCTCGGCGGCGTGGCTGGCATCTCACGAAAAGGAGACCGCCGCACTGGCCGAATGGATGAAAGTCAACAAGCGATAA
- a CDS encoding SRPBCC family protein, with product MRTYERRWEQFIPITLDEAWDFFSSPLNLAKITPADMRFTVTSPFTADTKMYAGMIITYKVSPLFGIKMNWMTEITHVQDKVYFVDEQRFGPYALWHHQHHFKEVPGGVMMTDILNYAIGFGPAGPIANKILVKNKIEQIFRYRTKAIEKMFGQ from the coding sequence GTGAGAACATATGAACGCCGTTGGGAACAATTTATTCCCATTACCCTTGATGAAGCCTGGGACTTCTTTTCGTCGCCGCTGAACTTAGCCAAGATCACGCCTGCCGATATGCGGTTCACGGTAACATCACCTTTTACAGCCGATACAAAAATGTACGCGGGCATGATCATTACTTATAAGGTAAGTCCACTGTTCGGTATCAAAATGAACTGGATGACCGAGATTACGCACGTACAAGACAAGGTTTACTTTGTTGATGAGCAACGCTTTGGGCCCTACGCCTTGTGGCACCACCAGCATCACTTTAAAGAAGTACCCGGCGGAGTAATGATGACCGACATCCTGAACTATGCCATTGGCTTTGGCCCTGCCGGACCTATCGCCAATAAGATATTGGTAAAGAACAAGATCGAGCAGATATTTAGGTACCGCACCAAAGCCATTGAAAAGATGTTCGGTCAATAA
- a CDS encoding sensor histidine kinase, whose amino-acid sequence MQVFTFLAAFLLSIRLKKILHPTPLYPKWRARINYAWFIWVIYLIAQTTKNEGVVGLIGAAVLLGCIMYLNSDPDLSTFKFYITAHYPLIAITFIDSLVYLIDESFYESWQVYFVCATLFAFGWIFARWASSQKQRKELEMATRRNAVLDQLVAERTAELTKQKEELQETIKLLQATQAQLIQQEKLASLGELTAGIAHEIQNPLNFVNNFSEVSVELIDEMQEELAKGDTEEAGFIADDLKQNLQKIIHHGKRADSIVKGMLQHSRAGGDSKEPTDINKLADEYMRLSYHGLRAKDKSFNAELVTNLDENLPLAKVVAQDVGRVLLNLFTNAFYATHQKKLADPSYRPVVELTTMQQGSNIIITVKDNGTGIPDAIKDKIMQPFFTTKPTGEGTGLGLSLSYDIIVNAHGGKIDINSAEGQGAEFKISLPV is encoded by the coding sequence ATGCAGGTATTTACCTTTCTTGCAGCCTTTTTGCTCTCCATACGCCTGAAGAAGATATTACATCCAACGCCCCTGTATCCTAAATGGCGGGCAAGGATCAACTACGCCTGGTTCATATGGGTGATCTACCTGATCGCTCAAACCACGAAGAACGAAGGTGTGGTAGGTCTGATCGGGGCTGCGGTATTACTGGGCTGCATCATGTACCTCAACAGCGACCCTGATCTATCCACATTCAAATTCTACATCACGGCGCACTATCCGCTCATCGCTATCACCTTTATTGATTCATTGGTATACCTGATCGATGAGTCATTTTACGAGTCATGGCAGGTTTACTTTGTATGCGCTACATTATTTGCCTTTGGGTGGATATTTGCCCGATGGGCCAGCTCGCAAAAGCAGCGTAAAGAACTGGAAATGGCCACCCGCCGCAACGCCGTACTTGACCAACTGGTAGCCGAACGCACTGCCGAGCTCACTAAACAAAAGGAAGAACTTCAAGAGACCATCAAACTCTTACAGGCTACCCAGGCGCAATTGATCCAGCAGGAAAAATTGGCCTCACTGGGTGAGCTTACTGCCGGTATCGCCCACGAGATACAGAACCCATTGAATTTCGTCAACAACTTCTCGGAGGTAAGTGTAGAATTGATAGATGAGATGCAGGAAGAACTGGCCAAAGGCGACACCGAAGAGGCTGGCTTCATAGCCGACGACCTGAAGCAAAACCTTCAAAAGATCATCCATCACGGTAAACGGGCCGATAGCATCGTGAAAGGCATGTTGCAACACAGCCGTGCCGGTGGCGACAGTAAGGAACCTACCGACATTAACAAACTGGCTGATGAGTACATGCGCCTCAGCTATCACGGTCTGCGCGCCAAGGATAAATCCTTTAACGCCGAACTGGTGACCAATTTGGATGAGAACTTGCCTTTAGCTAAGGTCGTTGCACAAGATGTAGGCCGCGTACTGCTCAACCTGTTCACCAACGCCTTTTATGCCACGCATCAAAAAAAACTGGCTGATCCTTCATACCGGCCAGTAGTGGAGTTGACCACCATGCAGCAGGGCAGCAATATCATCATCACGGTAAAAGATAACGGTACCGGTATACCAGATGCCATTAAGGATAAGATCATGCAGCCGTTCTTTACCACCAAGCCTACAGGCGAGGGTACCGGGCTGGGCCTTTCTTTAAGCTATGACATCATTGTGAATGCTCATGGCGGCAAGATCGACATTAACAGCGCCGAGGGCCAGGGAGCCGAGTTCAAGATCAGTTTGCCGGTGTAA
- a CDS encoding ribonuclease H-like YkuK family protein has translation MTWRKFSGEILRTPILEEVEKAIERETALGNKLKVCIGTDSQVKGDVTDLATVIVFLREQRGGFMFIHQERTTKKWSIKERMLNEVQRSIDVAYSLCDLLDLYDVELEVHADINTNPMFKSNQALHEAMGYILSMGFVFKAKPEAFASSYCANKMVQ, from the coding sequence ATGACCTGGAGAAAATTTAGCGGCGAGATCCTTCGCACCCCCATTCTCGAAGAAGTTGAAAAGGCCATTGAGCGGGAGACCGCACTGGGCAACAAGTTAAAGGTTTGCATTGGCACCGATTCGCAGGTGAAAGGCGACGTGACCGACCTGGCCACCGTGATCGTTTTTTTGCGCGAGCAGCGCGGCGGTTTCATGTTCATCCACCAGGAACGCACCACCAAAAAATGGAGCATCAAGGAACGCATGCTGAACGAGGTACAGCGCTCCATCGATGTGGCCTACAGCCTGTGCGACCTGCTCGACCTTTATGATGTTGAACTGGAGGTGCATGCCGATATCAACACCAACCCCATGTTCAAATCGAACCAGGCGCTGCATGAGGCCATGGGCTACATCCTGAGCATGGGTTTCGTGTTCAAGGCCAAGCCTGAGGCTTTTGCCAGTTCATATTGTGCTAACAAGATGGTGCAATAG
- a CDS encoding response regulator, translating into MNEIKDNIEALVVMGMMCSFTIVVCFLIVIYRKQLDVFRHKKANQAKSIFLASMSHEIRTPMNGILGMAALLKDTELNAEQEEYAGAIVQSAEALLNVINDILDLSKIESGKMELDPHTFELRNCIESVMDLFPGKLWGLPVELTYYIDPAIPTHLTGDSMRLRQVLINLIGNAIKFTQQGEVVLTIDTSDTGDASRLHFKVRDTGIGIPADKIPTLFEAYSQAEMSTARKFGGSGLGLLISNKLVGLMGGNIEVSSQMGVGSEFKFVIDLPGTQAEESTTAAGPDRSVFAGKKVLLVDDNDTNRHFLSLQLQQWQMEVKDVASAQEALSILNSGWTPELLIIDQGLAVGTGAELAVTVRKQYPALSMIALCSPGHDVPKADRDLFVNILSKPVRQVQLSNAIMSLLDQQRARQQPARTATLQSDHAELYPLSILVAEDNKMNQLVIMRILKKLGYSPDLAENGIEAVAALEKQNYDLVLMDLQMPEMDGLAATRHIRKHHQEQPRIVAMTANAMLEDKEACFEAGMDDHITKPVDLSQLMRVLQHQ; encoded by the coding sequence ATGAACGAAATAAAAGATAACATAGAAGCATTGGTGGTCATGGGCATGATGTGCTCATTCACCATTGTTGTGTGTTTTCTGATCGTGATCTACCGTAAACAGTTAGACGTTTTCAGGCATAAAAAGGCCAACCAGGCCAAAAGTATCTTCCTGGCCTCCATGAGCCATGAGATACGTACGCCGATGAACGGTATACTGGGGATGGCTGCCTTGCTTAAAGACACGGAGCTGAACGCCGAGCAGGAGGAATACGCCGGCGCCATCGTGCAAAGCGCCGAGGCCCTGCTTAATGTGATCAATGACATTCTTGACCTCTCGAAGATCGAATCGGGCAAAATGGAGCTTGATCCCCACACCTTCGAGCTGCGCAATTGCATCGAGAGTGTAATGGACCTGTTCCCAGGCAAACTCTGGGGGCTACCGGTAGAGCTCACCTACTACATTGATCCTGCCATACCCACTCACCTCACGGGCGACAGTATGCGCCTGAGGCAGGTACTCATTAACCTGATCGGTAACGCCATCAAATTTACGCAGCAAGGCGAAGTGGTGCTTACTATCGATACCAGTGATACCGGCGATGCCTCAAGGCTGCACTTCAAAGTACGCGATACCGGTATCGGCATTCCCGCCGATAAGATACCCACCTTATTTGAGGCCTACTCGCAGGCTGAAATGAGTACGGCCCGTAAGTTCGGCGGATCGGGGCTGGGGCTGTTGATCAGTAATAAACTGGTAGGGTTGATGGGCGGCAACATTGAGGTAAGCAGCCAAATGGGGGTAGGGTCAGAGTTCAAATTTGTGATCGATCTGCCCGGTACACAAGCTGAGGAGTCTACTACTGCTGCTGGGCCTGACCGTTCGGTATTTGCCGGCAAAAAAGTATTGCTGGTAGATGATAACGACACTAACAGGCATTTCCTCTCTCTGCAGTTGCAGCAATGGCAAATGGAGGTAAAGGATGTGGCATCAGCTCAAGAGGCGTTGAGCATATTGAACAGTGGTTGGACGCCGGAGCTATTGATCATTGATCAGGGACTGGCGGTAGGTACAGGTGCCGAACTGGCGGTTACGGTACGCAAGCAATACCCGGCCTTATCCATGATCGCGTTGTGCAGCCCAGGGCATGATGTGCCCAAGGCCGACCGCGACCTGTTCGTGAATATACTGAGTAAACCTGTACGGCAAGTGCAACTAAGCAACGCCATTATGAGTTTGCTTGACCAGCAGCGGGCCCGCCAGCAACCAGCCCGAACCGCCACCTTGCAAAGCGATCACGCCGAGCTGTATCCGTTGAGCATATTAGTGGCCGAGGACAATAAAATGAACCAGTTGGTGATCATGAGGATCCTGAAGAAGTTAGGATACAGTCCTGATCTGGCCGAGAACGGTATAGAGGCCGTTGCCGCACTGGAGAAACAAAACTACGACCTGGTATTGATGGACCTTCAGATGCCCGAGATGGACGGCCTGGCCGCTACGCGCCACATCCGCAAGCATCACCAGGAACAGCCGCGCATAGTGGCCATGACCGCCAATGCCATGTTAGAGGATAAAGAGGCATGCTTTGAGGCCGGTATGGATGATCATATCACTAAGCCTGTTGACCTGTCGCAGCTGATGCGGGTGCTTCAGCATCAGTGA
- a CDS encoding adenylate/guanylate cyclase domain-containing protein — protein MAKILVVDDETDLELLVKQKFRRKIRENVYEFIFAHNGEEALEKVKEHADLDIILSDINMPVMDGLTLLSHLPEANPMVKAVVVSAYGDMENIRTAMNRGAFDFICKPVDFDDLDVTMEKTIMHVKQLQETIKAIKENNILKMYVDETVLNFMTHKEFENSLLQNEMLDATVMFIDVCGFTSITEQTPANEVVNLLNGLFDRIVKEIIAQGGHVDKFMGDAVMAVFRGNYHLDRAIDAALMVRHHIGQLPPFTSGDKTYQPQISIGINSGEMISGNIGSASLKRLDYTVIGDVVNLSQRLQSAAKAGQIIVSENVHEKIKESFSCEKLGEVSLKNKANPITIYNVIE, from the coding sequence ATGGCTAAAATATTGGTAGTTGACGATGAGACCGATCTGGAACTGCTGGTAAAGCAAAAATTCAGGCGCAAGATCCGCGAGAACGTTTATGAGTTCATTTTTGCTCATAACGGCGAGGAAGCGCTGGAAAAGGTAAAAGAGCACGCCGATCTTGACATCATCCTGAGCGACATTAATATGCCTGTGATGGATGGCCTTACCCTGCTTAGCCATTTGCCCGAGGCCAACCCCATGGTAAAAGCCGTGGTGGTATCGGCCTATGGTGATATGGAGAACATCCGCACCGCCATGAACCGCGGCGCTTTCGACTTTATATGCAAGCCTGTTGACTTTGACGATCTTGACGTGACCATGGAGAAGACCATTATGCACGTGAAGCAGTTGCAGGAGACCATCAAGGCCATCAAAGAGAATAACATCCTCAAGATGTACGTGGATGAGACCGTGCTCAACTTCATGACTCATAAGGAATTTGAGAATAGCCTGTTGCAGAATGAGATGCTTGACGCCACCGTGATGTTCATTGACGTATGCGGCTTTACCTCTATAACCGAGCAAACGCCTGCCAATGAGGTGGTGAACCTGCTGAACGGCCTGTTCGATCGTATCGTGAAAGAGATCATTGCCCAGGGCGGCCACGTAGATAAATTTATGGGTGATGCCGTGATGGCCGTATTCAGGGGCAATTATCACCTTGACCGCGCCATTGATGCTGCGCTGATGGTGAGGCACCATATCGGCCAGTTGCCGCCGTTCACTTCGGGCGATAAGACCTATCAACCCCAAATATCCATCGGCATCAACTCTGGCGAAATGATCTCGGGCAATATCGGTTCGGCTTCCTTAAAACGCCTGGACTATACCGTTATCGGTGATGTGGTGAACCTTTCGCAACGCTTACAATCGGCAGCAAAGGCCGGCCAGATCATTGTGAGCGAGAACGTGCATGAAAAGATCAAAGAATCATTCAGCTGCGAAAAACTTGGCGAGGTAAGCCTCAAGAACAAGGCTAACCCGATCACCATCTATAACGTGATCGAGTAA
- a CDS encoding very short patch repair endonuclease: protein MSLPEATEKIYIRDKRSPTPKHAGVSKVMSANKAKDTKPELTLRKLLWEQGVRGYRLNWKKVPGRPDIAFPGKKVAVFVHGCFWHRCPICARTLPKHNTDFWKAKFDRNTQRDESKKEQLETLGWTVVTVWECEIKKDAAGVTKRITDTLGKGPFTDAEAPASAATGQQA from the coding sequence ATGTCATTGCCCGAAGCAACCGAAAAGATATACATTAGAGATAAGCGCTCACCTACGCCTAAACATGCAGGCGTATCAAAGGTAATGAGCGCCAATAAGGCCAAGGACACCAAACCCGAACTGACCTTGCGTAAACTGCTCTGGGAGCAAGGTGTACGCGGCTACCGGCTCAACTGGAAAAAGGTTCCGGGCCGGCCCGATATTGCCTTTCCTGGTAAAAAGGTGGCCGTATTTGTACATGGCTGCTTTTGGCACCGCTGCCCCATTTGCGCCCGTACGCTGCCCAAGCACAATACCGATTTTTGGAAAGCCAAGTTTGACCGCAACACCCAGCGCGATGAAAGCAAGAAAGAGCAACTGGAAACCCTGGGATGGACGGTAGTGACCGTTTGGGAATGCGAGATCAAAAAGGATGCGGCAGGCGTGACCAAAAGGATCACTGATACACTTGGTAAAGGGCCGTTCACTGATGCTGAAGCACCCGCATCAGCTGCGACAGGTCAACAGGCTTAG